In Ciona intestinalis unplaced genomic scaffold, KH HT000094.2, whole genome shotgun sequence, one DNA window encodes the following:
- the LOC104266578 gene encoding facilitated trehalose transporter Tret1-2 homolog isoform X2 encodes MAWVRYLYIYGLGSFLNWRMLTLSALPAPTLLFLFSFIIPETPRFLMMKKRKIEAKEVLQWLRGDVDIKEEYFELEKSLSCDVEFASWPEVITDRTLRTPMLLSLAAMYFQQMSGINCVMFYAKSIFHSAGFVTSSQLTMALLVVASVQVIFTFVSCLIVDCIGRKLSIIVAAVLMSISLIAFGLYYQITSNYQWHNVAKTGITSPNLNWLALTSMTIFIASYSVGIGPIAWLLVGEIIPVRARERAAALSTGFNFFLVFILTLEFSNMISAMTSQGTFWFFGANCILSIVFTVVWLPETNGRSLEEIEDYFRRK; translated from the exons ATGGCTTGGGTAAGATACTTGTACATATATGGCTTGG GTTCATTTCTAAATTGGAGGATGCTCACTCTTTCCGCTCTTCCTGCTCCCACTCTTCTATTTCTTTTCTCTTTTATTATCCCGGAGACTCCTCGTTTTCTCATGATGAAAAAGAGGAAAATAGAAGCAAAAGAGGTTCTTCAGTGGCTTAGGGGAGAT GTGGATATCAAAGAAGAATATTTTGAACTTGAAAAAAGCTTGAGTTGTGATGTTGAATTTGCATCTTGGCCGGAAGTAATAACAGATCGAACTTTgcgaacacccatgttgttaTCGTTAGCTGCCATGTACTTTCAACAGATGAGTGGAATCAACTGTGTTATGTTCTACGCAAAGTCCATATTCCAT AGTGCAGGGTTTGTTACTTCATCCCAACTTACAATGGCATTACTAGTGGTGGCCTCTGTTCAAGTCATCTTCACTTTCGTATCGTGTTTGATTGTAGACTGCATTG GACGGAAACTGTCAATCATTGTGGCTGCTGTTCTTATGTCCATAAGCCTCATTGCATTTGGATTGTATTACCAAATCACATCTAATTATCAATGGCATAATGTTGCTAAGACAG GCATCACCAGCCCGAATCTGAACTGGCTGGCTTTAACTAGCATGACAATATTCATAGCATCTTATTCTGTTGGTATTGGTCCTATAGCCTGGTTATTGGTGGGTGAGATTATACCAGTACGAGCACGAGAACGAGCTGCGGCTTTGTCAACTGGCTTTAACTTCTTTTTAGTCTTCATTCTGACGTTGGAGTTTTCAAATATGATC AGtgctatgacatcacaaggaACATTCTGGTTCTTCGGCGCTAACTGTATTCTGTCAATCGTATTCACTGTAGTGTGGCTGCCGGAGACAAACGGAAGATCTTTAGAGGAAATTGAAGATTACTTCCGCCGGAAATGA
- the LOC104266578 gene encoding facilitated trehalose transporter Tret1-2 homolog isoform X1: MAWVRYLYIYGLGSFLNWRMLTLSALPAPTLLFLFSFIIPETPRFLMMKKRKIEAKEVLQWLRGDDVDIKEEYFELEKSLSCDVEFASWPEVITDRTLRTPMLLSLAAMYFQQMSGINCVMFYAKSIFHSAGFVTSSQLTMALLVVASVQVIFTFVSCLIVDCIGRKLSIIVAAVLMSISLIAFGLYYQITSNYQWHNVAKTGITSPNLNWLALTSMTIFIASYSVGIGPIAWLLVGEIIPVRARERAAALSTGFNFFLVFILTLEFSNMISAMTSQGTFWFFGANCILSIVFTVVWLPETNGRSLEEIEDYFRRK, translated from the exons ATGGCTTGGGTAAGATACTTGTACATATATGGCTTGG GTTCATTTCTAAATTGGAGGATGCTCACTCTTTCCGCTCTTCCTGCTCCCACTCTTCTATTTCTTTTCTCTTTTATTATCCCGGAGACTCCTCGTTTTCTCATGATGAAAAAGAGGAAAATAGAAGCAAAAGAGGTTCTTCAGTGGCTTAGGGGAGATGAT GTGGATATCAAAGAAGAATATTTTGAACTTGAAAAAAGCTTGAGTTGTGATGTTGAATTTGCATCTTGGCCGGAAGTAATAACAGATCGAACTTTgcgaacacccatgttgttaTCGTTAGCTGCCATGTACTTTCAACAGATGAGTGGAATCAACTGTGTTATGTTCTACGCAAAGTCCATATTCCAT AGTGCAGGGTTTGTTACTTCATCCCAACTTACAATGGCATTACTAGTGGTGGCCTCTGTTCAAGTCATCTTCACTTTCGTATCGTGTTTGATTGTAGACTGCATTG GACGGAAACTGTCAATCATTGTGGCTGCTGTTCTTATGTCCATAAGCCTCATTGCATTTGGATTGTATTACCAAATCACATCTAATTATCAATGGCATAATGTTGCTAAGACAG GCATCACCAGCCCGAATCTGAACTGGCTGGCTTTAACTAGCATGACAATATTCATAGCATCTTATTCTGTTGGTATTGGTCCTATAGCCTGGTTATTGGTGGGTGAGATTATACCAGTACGAGCACGAGAACGAGCTGCGGCTTTGTCAACTGGCTTTAACTTCTTTTTAGTCTTCATTCTGACGTTGGAGTTTTCAAATATGATC AGtgctatgacatcacaaggaACATTCTGGTTCTTCGGCGCTAACTGTATTCTGTCAATCGTATTCACTGTAGTGTGGCTGCCGGAGACAAACGGAAGATCTTTAGAGGAAATTGAAGATTACTTCCGCCGGAAATGA
- the LOC100186562 gene encoding cilia- and flagella-associated protein 57-like, which produces MESLKTKNQVLKTEKEKEVAKHEEELAEVVDKHSKDMQDLESTNNQKLMLEYEKYQELQAKSQRMQEDYERQLQDADEGKEQSLEELTEYYETKLQERGSQLEQANDEARQQQREYEETKRQIEEDADREILDIKNKYERRLRDEIETNMRLKGESGIMRKKFNSLNKEIDSKNEEIKSMQQEKLKLENVIKSLEKDIHGLKKEIQERDETIQDKEKRIYDLKKKNQELEKFKFVLDYKIKELKKQIEPRENDIKAMKEQIQEMESELERFHKQNTQLELNIAELKQKLRATDKELHYERQRVRDAEAVSKRMKTDLHNCVGFLQDPKKLKESVKSVYETHVHDDVAESTSVDTDIQKEYSRQREHLERSVASLRKKLTKDTEIHRADNVRIMQENVALIKEINDLRRELKMTRSQYHELETSLGLNRSKAGKGGKRIETAATGSDTSGGRSVLRQNIEEEGPRIIEMQKGEIRKLRNQIMDLEEQLTHRPPSGGKLPPMILTQ; this is translated from the exons atggaaagtttaaaaacaaagaaccaAGTTTTGAAAACAGAGAAAGAAAAAGAGGTTGCAAAACATGAAGAGGAATTGGCTGAGGTTGTGGACAAGCATTCCAAGGATATGCAGGACCTAG AATCCACCAATAACCAGAAGTTGATGTTGGAATATGAGAAGTACCAGGAGCTCCAAGCAAAGTCCCAGCGGATGCAGGAAGATTATGAGAGGCAACTCCAGGATGCTGATGAGGGAAAGGAGCAATCCTTGGAAGAGCTCACTGAGTATTATGAAACTAAACTACAAGAGAGAGGGTCACAGCTTGAACAG GCGAATGACGAAGCTCGGCAGCAACAACGAGAGTACGAGGAAACGAAGCGACAAATCGAAGAAGATGCGGACCGTGAGATCTTGGACATCAAGAATAAATATGAACGACGATTACGAGATGAAATTGAGACAAATATGAGATTGAAAGGAGAGTCTGGGATCATGAGGAAAAAG TTCAACAGCTTGAACAAGGAGATTGACAGCAAGAACGAAGAAATTAAATCGATGCAGCAAGAAAAACTTAAACTCGAAAATGTCATTAAGTCACTGGAGAAAGATATTCATGGTTTGAAGAAGGAAATTCAAGAACGTGATGAAACAATACAAGATAAG gaAAAGAGAATTTACGATTTGAAGAAAAAGAACCAAGAACTTGAAAAGTTCAAGTTTGTTTtggattataaaataaaagaattaaagAAACAGATTGAACCGAGAGAGAATGATATTAAAGCAATGAAAGAACAAATACAG GAAATGGAAAGTGAATTGGAGCGCTtccacaaacaaaacacacaattgGAGTTAAATATCGCAGAGTTGAAACAAAAGCTGAGAGCAACGGACAAGGAATTGCATTATGAAAGACAAAGG GTTCGGGACGCGGAAGCCGTGAGCAAACGAATGAAGACAGATCTTCATAATTGCGTCGGGTTTCTTCAAGATCCAAAGAAACTGAAAGAATCTGTCAAGTCTGTTTACGAGACTCATGTTCACGATGACGTG GCTGAATCTACAAGTGTAGACACGGATATACAAAAGGAATATTCGAGGCAGCGTGAACATCTGGAACGCTCCGTTGCCTCGCTGAGGAAAAAGTTGACCAAAGACACTGAGATTCATCGCGCCGATAACGTTCGAATAATGCAG GAGAACGTAGCTTTGATCAAAGAGATAAACGACTTGCGTCGGGAGCTTAAAATGACACGAAGTCAGTACCATGAGTTAGAAACCTCGCTTGGTTTGAACAGATCTAAAGCTGGGAAAGGCGGGAAGAGAATCGAAACAGCGGCTACTG GTTCGGATACCAGCGGCGGTAGAAGCGTACTGCGTCAAAATATCGAAGAAGAAGGCCCAAGGATCATTGAAATGCAGAAGGGAGAGATCCGGAAGTTACGTAATCAG atAATGGATTTGGAGGAGCAGTTGACCCATCGCCCGCCTTCTGGAGGGAAACTCCCGCCTATGATACTCAcccaataa
- the LOC100180226 gene encoding alpha-1,3/1,6-mannosyltransferase ALG2 yields the protein MSYNKDFTKNRTPSSKVYSGTVRTPKRDPTVPIMQVVFLHPDLGIGGAERLVVDAALALKSKGHRVSFITAHHDRNHCFDETKDGTFSVNVAGDWLPRKIMGGFYALCAYIRMIYIAFYLIFASSFKPDVVFCDQISVCIPVLRLFSRAKVVFYCHFPDKLLTKRETFLKSLYRKPIDWLEERTTGLAHFVLVNSHFTARMFRNAFPSLKELETHVVHPTLNSAVFDKAMNNPRRLNNAILPSSAKHVFLSINRYERKKNLRLAIDALDALRDRVSHEDWGKVHLLMAGGYDERVQENVQHHKELVRLIDSLKLENKIKLLRSVQTDQKMALLSSCTAVLYTPSNEHFGIVPVETMYMKKPVIGVNSGGPKETILDGVTGFLCEGSAENFADAMLRFIKSPDLSKEMGAAGHQRVKDNFAFEKFATTLNGIIQSVAT from the exons ATGTCTTACAATAAAGATTTCACTAAAAACCGAACACCATCATCCAAAGTGTATAGTGGTACAGTAAGGACACCAAAGCGTGATCCCACGGTCCCAATCATGCAAGTTGTTTTCTTACACCCTGACCTTGGCATTGGAGGGGCAGAAAGATTAGTTGTAGATGCAGCATTAGCATTAAAATCAAAAGGACACCGTGTCAGCTTCATCACAGCCCACCATGATAGAAACCACTGTTTCGATG AAACCAAAGACGGAACTTTCTCAGTCAATGTGGCGGGTGACTGGCTACCAAGAAAGATCATGGGCGGCTTCTATGCACTGTGTGCTTATATTAGGATGATATATATCGCGTTCTATCTCATATTTGCTTCAAGTTTCAAACCAGACGTTGTATTCTGTGACCAGATATCTGTGTGCATTCCAGTATTAAG ATTGTTCAGCAGGGCAAAAGTCGTATTTTATTGCCATTTCCCTGACAAATTATTGACAAAACgcgaaacttttttaaaatctttgtaTCGTAAACCGATAGACTGGTTAGAAGAACGTACAACAGGGTTGGCTCATTTTGTCCTCGTTAACAGCCATTTTACgg CTCGTATGTTCCGAAACGCATTCCCGTCACTAAAGGAGCTAGAGACCCACGTAGTTCACCCCACGTTAAACTCCGCTGTGTTCGACAAAGCGATGAACAATCCACGTCGACTCAACAACGCTATACTGCCATCTAGTGCTAAACATGTCTTCCTCTCAATCAATCGTTACgagagaaaaaagaatttgAGGCTTGCTATTGATGCTCTTG ATGCGTTAAGGGATCGAGTATCTCATGAAGATTGGGGGAAGGTTCACTTATTAATGGCCGGTGGTTACGATGAGAGGGTGCAAGAAAATGTTCAACATCATAAAGAGTTGGTTCGCCTTATAG ATTCGTTGAAGCTGGAGAACAAAATCAAATTGCTTCGTTCAGTTCAAACTGATCAGAAGATGGCGCTGTTGAGCTCATGCACTGCAGTGTTGTACACACCAAGTAACGAACACTTTGGTATCGTGCCTGTGGAGACAATGTATATGAAG AAACCTGTGATTGGGGTGAACAGTGGTGGTCCCAAAGAAACAATCCTTGATGGAGTTACAGGATTTCTATGTGAGGGCTCGGCTGAAAACTTCGCAGACGCCAT GCTTCGTTTCATTAAGTCGCCCGACTTATCCAAAGAAATGGGAGCAGCGGGACATCAAAGGGTGAAGGACAACTTTGCATTCGAGAAGTTTGCTACGACTTTAAACGGAATAATTCAATCAGTAGCGACGTAA